A region from the Alnus glutinosa chromosome 5, dhAlnGlut1.1, whole genome shotgun sequence genome encodes:
- the LOC133867976 gene encoding tubulin beta chain, with product MREILHIQGGQCGNQIGAKFWEVICDEHGIDHTGRYSGDSELQLERINVYYNEASGGRYVPRAVLMDLEPGTMDSVRSGPFGQIFRPDNFVFGQSGAGNNWAKGHYTEGAELIDSVLDVVRKEAENCDCLQGFQVCHSLGGGTGSGMGTLLISKIREEYPDRMMLTFSVFPSPKVSDTVVEPYNATLSVHQLVENADECMVLDNEALYDICFRTLKLATPTFGDLNHLISATMSGVTCCLRFPGQLNSDLRKLAVNLIPFPRLHFFMVGFAPLTSRGSQQYRALTVPELTQQMWDAKNMMCAADPRHGRYLTASAMFRGKMSTKEVDEQMINVQNKNSSYFVEWIPNNVKSSVCDIPPKGLKMASTFIGNSTSIQEMFRRVSEQFTAMFRRKAFLHWYTGEGMDEMEFTEAESNMNDLVAEYQQYQDATADEEEYEEEEEEEDVGA from the exons ATGAGAGAAATCCTGCACATCCAGGGCGGGCAGTGCGGCAACCAGATCGGGGCCAAGTTCTGGGAGGTGATCTGCGACGAGCATGGCATCGACCACACCGGAAGGTATAGCGGCGACTCGGAGCTCCAGCTCGAGCGCATTAATGTCTATTACAACGAGGCCAGCGGCGGCCGATACGTCCCTCGCGCGGTGCTCATGGATCTGGAGCCGGGGACCATGGACTCCGTCCGATCCGGGCCGTTCGGGCAGATCTTCAGGCCTGATAACTTCGTCTTTGGGCAGTCCGGTGCCGGGAACAATTGGGCCAAGGGGCACTACACCGAGGGCGCTGAGCTCATCGACTCAGTGCTCGATGTTGTCAGGAAGGAGGCCGAGAATTGCGATTGCCTGCAGG GATTTCAAGTCTGTCATTCGTTGGGCGGAGGAACGGGCTCCGGAATGGGAACCCTTCTCATTTCCAAGATCAGGGAGGAGTATCCAGATCGCATGATGCTGACATTTTCTGTCTTTCCTTCACCCAAGGTGTCTGACACAGTTGTTGAACCATACAATGCTACCCTTTCTGTGCATCAGCTTGTTGAGAATGCTGATGAGTGCATGGTCCTGGACAACGAGGCCCTGTACGACATCTGCTTCCGCACTCTGAAGCTTGCAACCCCTACTT TTGGCGATCTCAATCACCTCATCTCTGCTACCATGAGTGGTGTCACATGCTGTCTTCGGTTCCCTGGACAGCTGAACTCCGACCTTCGGAAGCTTGCAGTCAATCTCATCCCATTCCCTCGTCTCCACTTCTTTATGGTTGGGTTTGCACCCTTAACATCAAGAGGATCACAGCAGTACCGTGCCCTGACTGTGCCAGAATTGACCCAGCAAATGTGGGATGCCAAAAACATGATGTGTGCTGCTGACCCGCGGCACGGTCGTTACCTAACCGCTTCTGCCATGTTCCGTGGTAAGATGAGTACGAAGGAAGTTGATGAACAGATGATCAATGTCCAGAACAAAAATTCATCCTACTTCGTTGAGTGGATTCCCAACAATGTTAAGTCTAGCGTGTGTGACATCCCACCCAAGGGTTTGAAGATGGCATCCACTTTCATTGGGAACTCCACCTCGATCCAGGAGATGTTCCGGCGGGTTAGCGAGCAGTTTACAGCAATGTTCAGGCGCAAGGCTTTCTTGCATTGGTACACCGGCGAAGGGATGGACGAGATGGAGTTTACTGAAGCCGAGAGTAACATGAACGATCTGGTGGCTGAGTATCAGCAATACCAGGATGCAACCGCTGATGAGGAGGAGtatgaggaggaagaagaagaagaagacgttGGTGCTTGA
- the LOC133867572 gene encoding putative germin-like protein 2-1 → MAASNILLLALVALSFTASLASDQSPLQDFCVADKTSAVVVNGLACKDPGLVQADDFFFSGLETAGNTSNPFGSKVTPVTAAQVTGLNTLGIALARVDYEPWGINPPHTHPRASEILAVLEGSLQVGFVTSNPENLHITKVLQKGDVFVFPIGLVHYQRNVGTTKAVAIAALSSQNPGVITIANAVVFGSKPEIASDILVKAFHVSKEVVDYIKTKF, encoded by the exons ATGGCTGCTAGCAATATTCTCTTGTTAGCACTGGTAGCTCTGTCGTTTACTGCTAGCTTGGCATCTGACCAAAGCCCTCTTCAAGATTTCTGCGTTGCAGACAAGACAAGTGCAG TTGTAGTGAATGGTTTGGCCTGCAAGGATCCCGGGCTGGTTCAAGCCGATGACTTCTTCTTCAGTGGACTCGAGACGGCAGGCAACACATCAAACCCATTTGGATCGAAGGTGACACCGGTGACTGCAGCCCAAGTTACAGGGCTAAACACTCTTGGCATCGCCTTGGCCCGCGTCGATTATGAGCCGTGGGGTATCAACCCTCCCCACACGCATCCTCGTGCGTCTGAAATTTTAGCAGTGCTGGAAGGTAGCCTTCAAGTTGGTTTTGTCACGTCCAACCCCGAAAACCTCCACATCACAAAGGTTCTGCAGAAGGGTGACGTGTTCGTATTCCCCATTGGTCTCGTCCACTACCAGAGAAATGTTGGAACTACAAAGGCCGTTGCCATTGCAGCTCTGAGCAGTCAGAACCCTGGTGTCATCACAATTGCGAATGCGGTGGTGTTTGGGTCTAAACCAGAAATTGCTAGTGACATTCTCGTGAAGGCTTTCCATGTTAGTAAGGAGGTTGTCGATTACATCAAAACTAAGTTCTAG
- the LOC133869586 gene encoding putative germin-like protein 2-1: protein MATRIILCGLLALSLSIALATDQSALQDFCVADQYSQVLVNGLACKDPKMAEANDFFFSGLHLAGNTSNAVGSRVTPVTVSQMPGLNTLGLSMVRVDYAPWGINPPHTHPRASEILTVLEGSLEVGFVTSNPENRHITKVLQKGDAFVFPIGLIHYQRNAGSTNAVAIAALSSQNPGVVTVANAVFGSVPDIASDVLMKAFQVDRNVVTYLQSNF, encoded by the exons ATGGCCACTCGGATTATCTTATGTGGTCTTCTAGCATTATCATTATCCATTGCCTTAGCTACTGATCAAAGTGCTCTTCAGGATTTCTGTGTCGCAGACCAATACAGCCAAG TTTTGGTGAATGGTCTGGCCTGCAAGGATCCGAAGATGGCTGAAGCCAatgatttcttcttttctggACTTCACCTAGCGGGAAACACATCAAATGCAGTGGGGTCTAGGGTGACCCCGGTGACCGTATCACAAATGCCAGGACTGAACACTCTTGGCCTCTCCATGGTGCGTGTAGACTATGCACCGTGGGGCATCAACCCTCCCCACACACACCCACGTGCCTCTGAAATCTTGACAGTCTTGGAGGGCAGCCTTGAAGTTGGATTTGTCACGTCGAACCCTGAAAACCGTCACATCACGAAGGTGCTCCAGAAGGGTGATGCCTTTGTCTTCCCCATTGGACTCATACACTACCAAAGAAATGCAGGCTCTACAAATGCCGTAGCTATTGCAGCTCTAAGCAGCCAAAATCCTGGAGTCGTCACAGTAGCCAATGCTGTATTTGGGTCTGTCCCGGATATTGCTAGTGATGTTCTTATGAAGGCTTTCCAAGTAGACAGGAATGTGGTGACTTACTTGCAGTCCAATTTTTAA